The following coding sequences lie in one Mesorhizobium sp. NZP2298 genomic window:
- a CDS encoding sugar ABC transporter ATP-binding protein, whose amino-acid sequence MDLVTVNGLSKRYGGIVALSEATFSARAGEVHALLGENGAGKSTFIQILSGAVRHDGGSILVDGQDYRPADPDAARALGIAAVFQELSLIPDLSVEQNIWFRHEPRTLLRTVNRAEMRRKTLALLEKYNFPTLRPDQELRRLTLAERQIVEIAKGLAKAPRILILDEATSALPAREAEWLLKLTRQLAAEGRLVIFISHRMAEVRAIADRLTIFRNGSTVAAHEANAVSDNEIVTQMIGRHLDRLYPERIATATDRIALKVRNFSSGGRLSGVDFALREGEVLGVGGLQGHGQRELFQALFGATRASGTVELWGKRASIGNPRQALTGKDGIALVPEDRRGQGLLLTKSVRENLTLSVIKRFTENGLLSRQKEAALVKEMVDFLRIKAGTPEQLAGTLSGGNQQKVIFGKMLLTQARVLLLYDPTRGVDVGTKGEIFQLMRDLAAKGYAILFHSSDMPELVHVADRVLVMRNGRIAATLEGDQISEEQILRAAMLETRAA is encoded by the coding sequence ATGGACCTCGTCACCGTCAACGGCCTGTCCAAACGCTATGGCGGCATCGTCGCGCTGAGCGAGGCGACATTCAGCGCCCGCGCCGGCGAGGTGCACGCGCTGCTCGGTGAGAACGGCGCGGGCAAAAGCACCTTCATCCAGATCCTGTCGGGCGCCGTACGGCACGATGGCGGCTCGATCCTGGTCGATGGCCAGGATTATCGTCCCGCTGATCCGGATGCCGCACGGGCACTCGGCATTGCCGCCGTCTTCCAGGAATTGTCGCTGATCCCCGATCTCAGCGTGGAACAGAACATCTGGTTCCGCCACGAGCCAAGAACGCTGCTGCGCACGGTCAACCGCGCGGAGATGCGCCGCAAGACGTTGGCGCTGCTGGAAAAATACAATTTCCCAACACTCCGCCCCGACCAGGAGTTGCGGCGGCTGACGCTGGCCGAACGACAGATCGTCGAGATCGCCAAGGGCCTGGCCAAGGCCCCGCGCATCCTGATCCTCGACGAGGCGACCTCGGCTTTGCCGGCGCGTGAAGCCGAATGGCTGCTGAAGCTCACCCGGCAACTGGCCGCCGAAGGCCGGCTGGTCATCTTCATCTCGCATCGCATGGCCGAGGTACGCGCCATCGCCGACCGGCTGACCATCTTCCGCAATGGCAGCACAGTGGCCGCGCATGAAGCCAATGCCGTCTCCGACAACGAGATCGTCACCCAGATGATCGGTCGGCATCTCGACCGGCTCTATCCCGAGCGCATTGCCACCGCCACCGACCGTATTGCGCTGAAGGTCAGGAATTTCTCCAGTGGCGGGCGGCTTTCCGGAGTCGATTTCGCATTGCGTGAGGGCGAAGTTCTCGGCGTCGGTGGCTTGCAGGGCCACGGCCAGCGCGAGCTGTTCCAGGCACTGTTCGGAGCCACAAGAGCGAGCGGCACGGTCGAGCTTTGGGGCAAGCGCGCCTCGATCGGCAATCCACGCCAGGCGCTGACCGGCAAGGACGGCATCGCGCTGGTGCCGGAGGATCGGCGCGGGCAGGGCCTGCTCCTGACCAAGAGCGTGCGCGAAAATTTGACACTGTCGGTGATCAAGCGCTTTACCGAGAACGGCTTGCTCAGCCGGCAAAAGGAAGCCGCCCTGGTCAAGGAAATGGTCGATTTCCTGCGCATCAAGGCCGGCACGCCGGAGCAACTCGCCGGCACCTTGTCCGGTGGCAACCAGCAGAAGGTGATCTTCGGCAAGATGCTGCTCACACAGGCGCGCGTGCTGTTGCTCTACGATCCGACGCGCGGCGTCGATGTCGGCACCAAGGGCGAGATTTTTCAGCTGATGCGCGACCTCGCGGCCAAGGGCTACGCGATCCTGTTCCATTCCAGCGACATGCCGGAACTCGTCCATGTCGCCGACCGCGTGCTGGTCATGCGCAATGGCCGCATTGCCGCGACGCTGGAGGGGGACCAGATCTCGGAGGAGCAGATTTTGCGCGCCGCCATGCTTGAAACAAGGGCGGCCTGA
- a CDS encoding C-terminal binding protein has translation MKILCANWQAADEAELEREHYPDIEFILARSTNDKAATLDPAVCQTVDAVINYSPTHNVAAAPSAFPKARIAVRSGVGFDNIDTVGWGTRKIPACNVPDYGTTEVADHAIGLMLALTRGTSAYGAELAGNGAEGWHFSKAPLVRRHKGATFGIVGLGRIGLATARRAAAFDMKVVFYDPHLLSGVDLSTGYERVHSLGELMARADVVSVHAPLSEETRKLLGAAAFAAAKPGLVLVNTARGPIVDLDALEAAMRRGTVAGAGLDVLPNEPGDLDHPLLVAWCRREAWIANRLIVTPHAAFYSPASMRDLRLKSIEVVHAYLAEGRLTNCVNSEYLK, from the coding sequence ATGAAGATCCTGTGCGCCAACTGGCAAGCCGCCGACGAAGCCGAACTCGAGCGCGAGCATTATCCCGACATCGAGTTCATCCTCGCCCGCTCGACCAACGACAAGGCGGCCACGCTGGACCCGGCCGTCTGCCAGACGGTCGACGCCGTCATCAACTATTCGCCGACCCACAATGTCGCCGCCGCGCCATCGGCCTTTCCCAAGGCACGCATCGCGGTGCGCTCCGGCGTCGGCTTCGACAACATCGACACGGTGGGTTGGGGGACGCGCAAGATCCCCGCCTGCAATGTGCCGGACTATGGCACGACCGAAGTCGCCGATCACGCCATTGGCCTGATGCTGGCGCTGACGCGCGGCACCTCTGCCTATGGCGCCGAGCTTGCCGGCAATGGCGCCGAAGGCTGGCATTTCTCCAAGGCGCCGCTGGTGCGCCGGCACAAGGGTGCCACCTTCGGCATCGTCGGTCTCGGCCGCATCGGGCTCGCCACCGCGCGCCGCGCTGCGGCTTTCGACATGAAGGTGGTGTTTTACGACCCGCATCTCCTGTCCGGCGTCGACCTGTCAACCGGTTACGAGCGTGTCCATTCGCTGGGCGAATTGATGGCGCGCGCGGATGTGGTGAGCGTCCACGCGCCGCTGAGCGAGGAAACCCGCAAGCTTCTCGGCGCGGCCGCCTTCGCCGCCGCCAAGCCCGGTCTTGTCCTGGTCAACACGGCGCGCGGCCCGATCGTCGATCTCGACGCGCTTGAAGCCGCCATGCGCAGGGGCACGGTCGCCGGCGCGGGACTGGACGTCTTGCCGAACGAACCCGGCGATCTCGACCATCCGCTGCTGGTGGCCTGGTGTCGCCGCGAAGCGTGGATCGCCAATCGCCTCATCGTCACTCCGCATGCCGCCTTCTACAGTCCGGCATCGATGCGCGACCTCCGGCTGAAATCGATCGAGGTGGTGCACGCCTATCTCGCCGAGGGACGGCTGACCAACTGCGTGAATTCAGAGTATCTGAAATGA
- a CDS encoding mandelate racemase/muconate lactonizing enzyme family protein: protein MKIVALETLQLAEFPFLFWLRVHTDAGLIGTGETFWAPGPVAAYIHDNVAAYLLGKDPRDIELHDRMLGSVYVGARDSGAEVRGNSAVNIALWDIYGQALGEPVWRLLGGRTHKTVPIYNTCAGYKHVRATRKNALFERGEDWSLKAGDSNEGPYEDLLAWRYNAGDLARSLKSEGIGAMKIWPFDIAAEVSNGTRISLPDLDKALEPFQKIRDAVGRDMEIMVELHGLWTLPPVLRIAEALKAYDVAWLEEPIRYNELDAMAELARHTSIPIAASERLASRQMFRQVIDKRAASVIMIDLAWCGGLSEARKIANMAEASELPVTLHDCTGPIVYAASCALSATLPNINYQEAVRAYFTGWYTEIVADIPPVKDGHVAPLDGPGLGLSLRPELFQRPDATVRMTRI, encoded by the coding sequence ATGAAAATCGTCGCGCTCGAAACGCTGCAGCTGGCCGAGTTTCCATTCCTGTTCTGGCTGCGCGTCCACACCGATGCCGGTCTCATCGGCACCGGCGAGACCTTCTGGGCGCCGGGGCCGGTCGCGGCCTACATCCACGACAATGTCGCCGCCTATCTCCTGGGCAAGGATCCGCGCGACATCGAGCTGCATGACCGCATGCTTGGCAGCGTCTATGTCGGCGCGCGGGATTCCGGCGCCGAGGTGCGCGGCAATTCCGCCGTCAACATCGCGCTCTGGGATATCTATGGCCAAGCGCTCGGCGAACCGGTCTGGCGGCTGCTTGGCGGCCGCACCCACAAGACCGTGCCGATCTACAACACTTGCGCCGGCTACAAACATGTCCGCGCCACCAGGAAGAACGCTCTGTTCGAGCGCGGCGAGGACTGGTCTCTGAAGGCGGGCGATTCGAACGAGGGCCCGTACGAAGACCTGCTCGCCTGGCGCTACAATGCCGGCGATCTCGCCAGGAGCCTGAAATCCGAAGGCATTGGCGCGATGAAGATATGGCCGTTCGACATCGCCGCGGAGGTATCGAACGGCACCCGCATTTCGCTCCCCGATCTCGACAAGGCGCTGGAGCCGTTCCAGAAGATCCGCGACGCTGTCGGCCGCGACATGGAAATCATGGTCGAGCTGCACGGGCTGTGGACCTTGCCGCCCGTGCTGCGCATCGCGGAGGCGCTGAAAGCGTATGACGTCGCCTGGCTGGAGGAACCGATCCGCTACAATGAGCTCGACGCCATGGCCGAGCTGGCCCGTCACACCTCCATCCCGATCGCCGCCAGCGAGCGGCTGGCCTCGCGGCAGATGTTCAGGCAGGTGATCGACAAGCGCGCGGCCAGCGTCATCATGATCGACCTCGCCTGGTGCGGCGGGCTCTCCGAAGCACGCAAGATCGCCAACATGGCCGAGGCCAGTGAACTGCCTGTCACCTTGCACGATTGCACCGGGCCGATCGTCTATGCCGCCAGCTGCGCGCTGTCGGCCACCTTGCCGAACATCAACTACCAGGAAGCGGTGCGCGCCTATTTCACCGGCTGGTACACCGAAATCGTCGCCGACATTCCGCCGGTCAAGGACGGCCATGTCGCGCCGCTCGATGGGCCCGGGCTCGGTCTCAGCCTGCGTCCGGAACTGTTCCAGCGCCCGGATGCCACGGTGCGCATGACGAGAATCTAG
- a CDS encoding GntR family transcriptional regulator → MDHSAPTIDSLPRRTLGRANGPLYRQLADILREPIGNGTFPVGGELPKEATIAEHFGVSLITVRQALRDLEADGLIRKRSAKPAVVAARNPSVNLSWKFKNFADMAAFTKDAKLTVKSYRKEVSPVLQRHFGMGKDEAGYCLRSVLSIGEQRKAQITTYFPPDIGARLKREDFSDVLIFRSVQKHLGLRLDVAHVTVRAEIADEVVAADLGITLGSPVLTVEMLYQSADQRSIEFSVARHPADIFSITYDAPNDLS, encoded by the coding sequence ATGGATCATTCCGCTCCCACCATCGACAGTCTTCCCAGGCGGACACTCGGCCGCGCCAATGGGCCGCTTTACCGCCAGCTTGCCGACATATTGCGCGAACCGATCGGCAACGGCACCTTCCCGGTCGGCGGCGAACTGCCGAAGGAAGCGACCATTGCCGAGCATTTCGGCGTCAGCCTGATCACGGTTCGCCAGGCGCTGCGCGATCTTGAGGCCGACGGGCTGATCCGGAAACGCTCAGCCAAGCCGGCGGTGGTCGCGGCCCGCAATCCGTCGGTCAATCTGAGCTGGAAGTTCAAGAACTTTGCCGACATGGCGGCCTTCACCAAGGATGCGAAACTGACGGTGAAATCCTATCGCAAGGAGGTTTCGCCCGTGCTCCAGCGCCATTTCGGCATGGGCAAGGACGAGGCGGGCTACTGCTTGCGCAGCGTGCTGTCGATCGGCGAACAGCGCAAGGCGCAGATCACCACCTATTTCCCGCCCGACATCGGCGCGCGCCTGAAGCGGGAAGACTTTTCCGACGTGCTGATCTTCCGTTCGGTGCAGAAACATCTCGGCCTGCGGCTCGACGTGGCGCATGTCACGGTGCGCGCCGAGATCGCCGACGAGGTGGTTGCCGCCGACCTCGGCATCACGCTCGGCAGCCCGGTGCTGACGGTGGAGATGCTCTACCAGTCGGCGGATCAGCGCAGCATCGAATTCTCCGTTGCCCGCCATCCCGCGGACATTTTCAGCATCACCTACGACGCACCCAACGATCTGTCCTGA
- a CDS encoding SDR family NAD(P)-dependent oxidoreductase codes for MPAENQNTTSSRALVTGAAGGLGREVAIQLARRGCVVGVTDINGEGLAETSRLIGEAGADAESIVSDFTGEGAPEAAVEKVVARWGGIDILVNNAGYGVIEPFLDATYRAWTRTLALNVTALAMACKAAGRVMREQRSGRIINITSPGSRMALPDYTAYTASKAGVDSVTRAAAVALAPYGVLVNSLAPGMMDTEMQRSTEIDLARANGRNDLEAFLDERTRRIPLGRRAEISEVAEAVVWLCLDSPRYMTAERLNMSGGLDKD; via the coding sequence TTGCCTGCCGAAAATCAGAACACGACGTCCAGCAGAGCCCTGGTCACCGGTGCCGCGGGCGGCCTCGGCCGCGAGGTGGCGATCCAGTTGGCTCGGCGCGGCTGTGTCGTTGGGGTTACCGACATCAATGGCGAAGGGCTTGCCGAGACCTCCAGGCTGATCGGCGAGGCCGGCGCGGACGCCGAAAGCATCGTCAGCGATTTCACCGGGGAAGGCGCGCCGGAAGCAGCGGTCGAAAAAGTGGTCGCGCGCTGGGGCGGCATCGATATCCTCGTCAACAATGCCGGCTACGGCGTGATCGAACCGTTTCTCGACGCCACCTACAGGGCCTGGACGCGTACGCTGGCGCTCAACGTCACGGCACTCGCCATGGCGTGCAAGGCGGCGGGCCGGGTGATGCGCGAGCAGCGTTCAGGACGCATCATCAACATCACCTCGCCGGGTTCGCGCATGGCGCTGCCCGACTACACCGCCTACACGGCAAGCAAGGCCGGCGTCGATTCCGTCACGCGGGCCGCCGCGGTTGCGCTCGCGCCCTACGGCGTGCTGGTCAACAGCCTGGCGCCCGGCATGATGGACACCGAGATGCAGCGCTCGACCGAAATCGACCTCGCTCGCGCCAATGGCCGTAACGACCTGGAGGCCTTTCTCGACGAACGCACGCGCCGCATCCCGCTTGGCCGCCGCGCCGAGATTTCCGAGGTCGCCGAGGCCGTCGTCTGGCTCTGCCTCGATTCGCCCAGATACATGACCGCCGAGCGGCTCAACATGTCGGGCGGGCTCGACAAGGACTGA
- a CDS encoding substrate-binding domain-containing protein, whose amino-acid sequence MKSPSRNIGLAALAVTMMAAGTQAGHAEDKKPYTIYLSNNFVGNDWRQQMERVATVSVNKGPLKGRVDLKIENVENTVQAQINSLNNIIRQKPDAILVDAGSDSALNPTIKKACDAGIVVISFDQVVTEPCALAVASDWDRIPSVMAEWMAAQLGGKGNIILDRGLAGAPISAQLQQGYEKVLAKYPDIKVVGYYNGNYALGPEQSGVAALLAANPKIDGIMTQGYGSGAIQALKDAGRPIVPVVGFSYNVAAVTCAQTQGAKCILGSNPAYLSSEAIKLAVDILDTGKKPAERSVSVKGDFVTTDPFESKLYPGTKMIKIAIGENAFPDQAPGLTLPITPDWVEITAAEAAGTK is encoded by the coding sequence ATGAAATCACCAAGCCGTAACATCGGCCTTGCAGCGCTTGCCGTCACCATGATGGCCGCGGGCACACAGGCCGGCCACGCCGAGGACAAGAAGCCCTACACCATCTATCTCTCGAACAATTTCGTCGGCAATGATTGGCGCCAGCAGATGGAGCGTGTCGCCACCGTGTCGGTCAACAAGGGGCCGCTCAAGGGCCGCGTCGACCTCAAGATCGAGAATGTCGAGAACACCGTCCAGGCGCAGATCAATTCGCTGAACAACATCATCCGCCAGAAGCCGGATGCCATCCTCGTCGACGCCGGCTCGGACTCGGCCTTGAACCCGACCATCAAGAAGGCCTGCGATGCCGGCATCGTCGTCATCTCCTTCGACCAGGTGGTGACCGAGCCCTGCGCGCTCGCCGTCGCTTCCGACTGGGATCGCATCCCCTCTGTCATGGCCGAATGGATGGCCGCGCAGCTTGGCGGTAAGGGCAACATCATCCTCGACCGCGGCCTCGCCGGTGCGCCTATCTCGGCGCAGCTGCAGCAAGGCTATGAGAAGGTTCTGGCCAAATATCCCGACATCAAGGTCGTCGGCTATTACAACGGCAATTATGCGCTTGGACCGGAACAGTCCGGCGTCGCGGCCCTGCTTGCCGCCAATCCGAAGATCGACGGCATCATGACGCAAGGCTATGGCTCCGGCGCCATCCAGGCGTTGAAGGATGCCGGCCGGCCGATCGTCCCGGTCGTCGGCTTCTCCTACAATGTCGCCGCCGTCACCTGCGCGCAGACGCAAGGCGCCAAGTGCATCCTGGGCTCCAACCCGGCCTATCTGTCCTCCGAAGCGATCAAGCTCGCGGTCGATATTCTCGACACCGGCAAGAAGCCGGCCGAGCGTTCCGTCTCGGTCAAGGGTGACTTCGTCACCACCGACCCCTTCGAGTCCAAGCTTTATCCCGGCACCAAGATGATCAAGATCGCGATTGGCGAAAATGCGTTCCCCGACCAGGCGCCCGGCCTGACGTTGCCGATCACGCCCGACTGGGTCGAGATCACCGCCGCGGAAGCTGCCGGTACCAAGTAA
- a CDS encoding substrate-binding domain-containing protein has translation MKLRSLSACFAALAGFAVSMGAMPGHTATQKPYVIYLSNNFVGNDWRQQMERVANVAVNKGPLKGRVDLKIENAENTVQAQINSLNNIIRQKPAAILIDASSAEALNPTIKKACDAGIIVVSFDQTVSAECAYKLHSDFDIMANNQAEWMASILGGKGKVLMDRGLAGAPISEQFEKNFGTVLKKYPGIEIVGYFNGNYAAGPEQEGVASLLAAHPKVDGIFSQGYGTGAIKALQNADRPMVPVVAAAFNGTGVTCAETKGAKCWLGANPPSLSAEAIKLAVDILDTGKKPADTTVLFNSPGLTTDMVDAKYAPNSSAVKIELGKTVFPDLAPGLSLPVSPSWVEITPKEASGT, from the coding sequence ATGAAATTGAGGAGCTTGAGCGCCTGCTTCGCGGCGCTGGCCGGGTTCGCAGTCTCGATGGGCGCTATGCCCGGCCATACCGCAACCCAAAAGCCTTACGTCATCTATCTCTCGAACAATTTCGTTGGCAATGACTGGCGCCAGCAGATGGAGCGCGTCGCCAATGTCGCCGTCAACAAGGGGCCGTTGAAGGGCCGGGTCGACCTCAAGATCGAAAACGCCGAGAACACCGTTCAGGCGCAGATCAATTCGCTGAACAACATTATCCGCCAGAAACCAGCCGCCATCCTCATCGATGCGTCCTCAGCCGAGGCGCTCAATCCCACCATCAAGAAGGCCTGCGACGCGGGCATCATTGTCGTCAGCTTCGACCAGACCGTTTCGGCCGAATGCGCCTACAAGCTGCATTCCGATTTCGATATCATGGCCAACAACCAGGCCGAATGGATGGCCTCCATCCTGGGCGGCAAGGGCAAGGTTCTCATGGATCGCGGCCTCGCCGGCGCGCCGATCTCGGAACAGTTCGAGAAGAATTTTGGTACCGTGCTGAAGAAGTATCCCGGCATCGAGATCGTCGGTTACTTCAACGGCAATTATGCCGCGGGGCCCGAACAGGAGGGCGTCGCCAGCCTGCTCGCCGCCCATCCGAAAGTCGACGGTATCTTTTCGCAGGGCTACGGCACCGGCGCGATCAAGGCGCTGCAGAATGCCGACCGGCCGATGGTGCCCGTCGTCGCCGCCGCCTTCAACGGTACCGGCGTGACGTGCGCCGAGACCAAGGGCGCCAAATGCTGGCTGGGCGCCAATCCGCCCTCGCTATCGGCCGAGGCAATCAAGCTCGCGGTCGACATTCTCGACACCGGCAAGAAGCCGGCCGACACCACCGTACTATTCAACTCACCCGGCCTGACCACGGATATGGTCGATGCCAAATACGCCCCGAATTCCTCGGCGGTGAAGATCGAGCTCGGCAAGACCGTGTTTCCGGATCTGGCGCCGGGACTGTCCTTGCCGGTGTCGCCGAGCTGGGTCGAGATCACGCCCAAGGAGGCTTCGGGAACCTGA
- a CDS encoding E3 binding domain-containing protein has translation MNIAVAQSGRLAASPYARRLARERSLSLETLRGSGPGGRILAADVLGFVSAGAPAASPGAALPVAAPQIAVPRVAAFATSIALGTLQDLLAALKNSGRTFDVDDVLLRAAGRAFLEIPDACGVGDAAVALELAGGQAVFAVVPEMPLTSLRAMRLAALADSRDEADKPAALSLRLLPESDVRPVMIPLVAGRAMRLTVSVNTSGDHAECLLTVDAASVDEATAATWLAILKSAIEQPLRLFV, from the coding sequence ATGAACATCGCGGTGGCGCAATCCGGACGTCTGGCTGCTTCGCCCTATGCCCGCCGGCTGGCGCGCGAACGAAGCCTGTCGCTGGAAACGCTCCGCGGCAGCGGTCCGGGCGGACGCATCCTGGCCGCCGATGTGTTGGGCTTCGTTTCGGCTGGCGCGCCGGCCGCTTCGCCCGGGGCCGCCCTGCCTGTGGCAGCGCCCCAAATCGCCGTGCCCCGTGTCGCCGCTTTCGCAACCTCCATTGCGCTCGGCACCCTGCAAGATCTGTTGGCGGCGCTGAAGAATTCGGGACGTACATTCGATGTCGACGACGTGCTGTTGCGCGCGGCCGGTCGAGCATTTCTCGAAATACCGGACGCCTGCGGCGTCGGCGATGCGGCCGTGGCGCTGGAACTGGCTGGCGGACAGGCGGTATTCGCCGTGGTCCCCGAGATGCCGCTGACATCGCTGCGCGCCATGCGGCTCGCCGCCTTGGCCGACAGCCGTGACGAAGCGGACAAACCGGCGGCTCTGTCTCTGCGGCTGCTCCCGGAGAGCGACGTCAGGCCGGTGATGATACCGCTCGTGGCCGGCCGTGCCATGCGCCTCACTGTCTCGGTCAATACGTCAGGCGATCATGCCGAATGCCTGCTGACGGTGGATGCGGCAAGCGTTGATGAGGCCACCGCTGCCACGTGGCTCGCGATCCTGAAATCGGCGATCGAACAGCCGCTTCGGCTCTTTGTCTGA
- a CDS encoding thiamine pyrophosphate-dependent enzyme produces MSAARAREESRGAPNLPDRKILLDLFERMVLLRRFESIAQIACRKGETPGFLHLYIGEEATGVGVCAHLRPTDWVTSTHRGHGHALAKGADPGRVMAELFGKVDGICGGRGGTMHLYDRSVGLFGTNGIVAAGIGHAVGIGMSARKQGRDDIGVAFFGDGAANHGGFHEALNFAAVQRAPAVFICENNLYATATPLNSITLNPEIATKAASYGMPGVAVDGNDVFAVWLAMKEATDRARSGKGPTLIEAKTYRTVGHHEGDPVIGTYRTQEELDAWIKRDPIDMFRRKLVEEYGIADAEALAAIEARIEKVVEEALNFARNSPEPDPATVRLHVFADPINPPAALQPRALGETRTQGWLEAVRDGIAEEMRADPAILYFGEGTGERGGSFAHTKNLWQEFGADRMVDTPISEQGFTAAAVGASATGARTVSDLMFADFAFETAGQIFLQAAKLRYMTSGLMSAPMVVRVGAGALRSSGPHHSGIYHPVFAHMPGLIVCVPSTPADAKGLMKTALRAGDPVIMLEPKALFASKGEVPVGEHFVPFGVARIARAGTDITIVAAGQMVQRALEAAEALAAEGMEVEVIDPRTIMPLDIDTIVASIRKTHRLLIVDEAWAMCGLGGEIAQAINELAFDELDAPPGRLHTAPTSHPFAPVLERAMLVDTARIVQGARDVIAGKPPVPDHWYTVGLKSAAPAKSVPAPVKPQPAAPAVAATAAPGDDEPITMPFGDLTVSEGTVVKWLKAVGETVKEGELIAEIETDKAVVEIEAPISGTLAAIDQPVGAVVPMGGRIGGIKK; encoded by the coding sequence ATGTCTGCGGCGCGCGCACGCGAGGAGTCGAGGGGTGCGCCAAACCTCCCCGACCGGAAGATCCTGCTCGATCTGTTCGAACGCATGGTGCTGTTGCGCCGTTTCGAAAGCATCGCCCAGATCGCTTGCCGCAAGGGCGAAACGCCGGGCTTCCTGCATCTCTATATCGGCGAGGAGGCGACCGGCGTCGGCGTCTGCGCCCACCTCAGGCCAACCGACTGGGTCACATCGACTCATCGCGGCCATGGTCATGCTCTGGCCAAGGGCGCCGATCCCGGCCGCGTCATGGCCGAACTGTTCGGCAAGGTCGATGGCATTTGCGGCGGCCGCGGCGGCACCATGCATCTTTACGACCGCTCGGTCGGCCTGTTCGGCACCAACGGCATCGTCGCCGCCGGCATTGGCCATGCCGTCGGCATCGGCATGAGCGCGCGCAAGCAGGGCCGTGACGATATCGGCGTCGCCTTCTTCGGCGACGGCGCCGCCAACCATGGCGGCTTCCACGAGGCGCTCAATTTCGCCGCCGTGCAGCGGGCGCCGGCTGTCTTCATCTGCGAGAACAATCTCTACGCCACGGCGACGCCGCTCAACTCCATCACGCTCAATCCTGAGATCGCCACCAAGGCCGCTTCCTATGGCATGCCCGGCGTGGCTGTCGACGGCAATGATGTCTTCGCCGTCTGGCTGGCGATGAAGGAGGCCACCGATCGCGCCCGTTCGGGCAAGGGCCCGACGCTGATCGAGGCCAAGACCTACCGCACCGTCGGCCATCACGAAGGCGATCCGGTCATCGGCACTTACCGGACGCAAGAGGAACTCGACGCCTGGATCAAGCGCGATCCGATCGACATGTTCCGCAGGAAACTGGTCGAGGAGTACGGCATCGCCGATGCCGAGGCGCTGGCCGCCATCGAGGCGCGGATCGAGAAGGTGGTCGAAGAAGCGCTGAACTTCGCCCGCAACTCGCCCGAGCCCGATCCGGCTACGGTGCGCCTGCATGTCTTTGCCGATCCGATCAACCCGCCCGCCGCCCTGCAGCCGCGCGCCCTTGGCGAGACCCGCACGCAAGGCTGGCTTGAGGCCGTGCGCGACGGCATCGCCGAGGAGATGCGCGCCGATCCGGCGATCCTCTATTTCGGCGAAGGCACCGGCGAGCGTGGCGGCAGTTTTGCCCACACCAAAAACCTCTGGCAGGAATTCGGCGCCGATCGCATGGTCGACACGCCGATCTCTGAACAGGGTTTCACCGCTGCCGCCGTCGGCGCCTCCGCCACCGGCGCCCGCACAGTCTCCGACCTGATGTTCGCCGACTTCGCTTTCGAGACCGCCGGCCAGATCTTTTTGCAGGCGGCGAAGTTGCGCTACATGACCAGCGGCTTGATGAGCGCGCCGATGGTGGTGCGCGTCGGCGCCGGCGCGCTGCGCAGTTCAGGCCCGCATCACAGCGGCATCTATCATCCGGTCTTTGCCCATATGCCGGGCCTCATCGTCTGCGTGCCCTCGACACCGGCCGACGCCAAGGGTCTGATGAAGACGGCGCTCAGAGCCGGCGACCCGGTCATCATGCTGGAACCCAAGGCGCTGTTCGCCTCAAAGGGCGAGGTGCCGGTCGGCGAGCATTTTGTCCCGTTCGGCGTCGCGCGCATCGCCCGGGCCGGCACCGACATCACCATCGTTGCCGCCGGCCAGATGGTGCAGCGCGCGCTCGAGGCAGCGGAAGCGCTGGCCGCCGAAGGCATGGAGGTCGAGGTGATCGACCCGCGCACCATCATGCCACTCGATATCGACACCATTGTCGCCAGTATTAGGAAAACCCATCGCCTGCTCATCGTCGATGAGGCCTGGGCGATGTGCGGCCTTGGCGGCGAGATCGCTCAGGCCATCAACGAGCTCGCCTTCGACGAACTCGACGCACCGCCCGGCAGGCTGCACACGGCGCCGACCTCGCATCCCTTCGCGCCGGTTCTGGAGCGCGCCATGCTGGTCGACACCGCCCGGATTGTCCAGGGCGCTCGCGATGTCATTGCCGGCAAGCCGCCGGTGCCGGATCACTGGTACACGGTCGGTCTGAAAAGCGCTGCGCCGGCTAAGTCGGTACCTGCCCCGGTGAAGCCGCAGCCCGCCGCGCCGGCAGTTGCGGCAACGGCTGCTCCCGGCGACGACGAACCGATAACGATGCCGTTCGGCGACCTCACCGTCAGCGAAGGCACGGTCGTCAAATGGCTGAAGGCGGTTGGCGAAACGGTCAAGGAGGGCGAACTGATCGCCGAGATCGAGACCGACAAGGCCGTGGTCGAGATCGAGGCACCGATCAGCGGAACGCTTGCCGCAATCGATCAGCCGGTCGGCGCCGTGGTGCCGATGGGCGGCCGCATCGGCGGCATCAAGAAATAG